CGATGATCGTGCGCCTCGCTACGAATCACGGGGGCCAAGCCAGCAGAAAAGCTCGCCCGAAGTGAAGGCCGATAATCGCCCGATCTCTGTGGCCGAGCGCACCTTTCTCGAAGCGCTGCTCGAAAGCACCTTCTACGGCAACGAAGTGCTCGATTTCGCCGCTTCGCACGAATCGATGTTCACGCTTGAACACCCTGCTGCACGAGCAATCTTTACGCATCTGGTCGAACGCTTCCGCGAGATGGACGACAAAGAAGGCCACATCGACATCACCTCGGAAATCAGCTCCCTCGGCCTGGAAGAAGCACGCAACATCGCGCTCGACATCCTCTTCCGACTTCCGGTCAGCGAAACCAACCTCCCCTCCCCGCAGGAAGCCGCCCAGCACGCCCGCCGCTGCCTTTCTCACTTCCTCGTCGCAGTCAAAACCATCGTACTCGAACCGCTGCAACGCCAGAAGCAGGACATTCTCAACCGCCTCAACAGCACATCTGAAAAGCCGGAAGAGAAAAAGCTTTTCGCGCAACTCCACGACATCAACAACCAGCTCCGCGAAATGGAGCAGGAGGTTGACGAGTCGATCAGAGGGATTCTGGGAGAATAAAACTTTATCTATTCGATTCGAGAGCTTCTAATAAATATTTCTTATCCAACATCTATTAACGAAAGCAACAGAGCAATATGAGGCATTCCATAAAGCCAGCAATCGGGTACTCAATCATCTAACAGGAATACCAGAAACCCTTACTTTCGACTCTGCTTCCAAAACACCAATATTTGTTAATTCCCGACAAAAAGCCTCATACATACTATCAGGGCATTCCGAAGGACCAATGATTAAGCTGTCAAACATTTTACAAAAATCAATAGCAGAAAGCATAGGATGAATAGCAGAATCCAGAGGCATCTTGCATATTTTCTGTGAAAAACCCGCTATTTCATCCTCACCTGACTCAATTAATTGAGAAGAAAATTCTGGCAAACCGCATTCTGGCAAATAAATACAACGCCACTCACGCTCTTCTTGAAATCCCTTATGTTTAATACAGAAAACATTAACCAGAATCATTGAAACTATTGCATTTACAACAAGATCTGGACTTAGCCTCTTGAGAAAGAACTCATTATTTTTAACATTTTTGATTACCTCATCAAGCTCATAATAATACTGATCTTTTTCAGCATACAAAACAGGATTAAAGGATATACCCAAAGCTTGTGAAACGACTGATAGGGCTGGAATTCGAAGAACTATAGCAACATGATTTGACTGACCACCAAAAACTCTCCACATAGATAATCGACCTAATTCATTCTCACTTTCATCATGCTCTGAAACTGATAAAAAATAAAGATTATCCTTAGCTCCACGAGAATAATCATTATAAACCTTTATAGATCTATCAAAAACTCCAGGCAAGAACTCCTCAATAATATTTCCAAATTTAACCCAATGTTTATTCTTTTTTGATACAAAATCATCCATAAAATTGAAGCCATTCTGCACTTCCCGATAGTCTGACATATGAACAGCGTTACACATGTTAGCGCGCTTGTTTCTAATAATAGAGAAAGCAGACTCTGCCGATGTGTAATGAACAAATAAGACATCATTACTAATCAAGCCTGAGCTCGAGAAATAATACTGCATCTTCTTATAAAAAAAACTCGGCAAAAAAATCTCTTCCAATCTTAACAGATCATCATTAAAACTCCCCGCAAGCCCGTTACCCGTGTCAGACATAATTTTTTACCCTGTTTTCAGT
This portion of the Chlorobaculum parvum NCIB 8327 genome encodes:
- a CDS encoding DUF2971 domain-containing protein encodes the protein MSDTGNGLAGSFNDDLLRLEEIFLPSFFYKKMQYYFSSSGLISNDVLFVHYTSAESAFSIIRNKRANMCNAVHMSDYREVQNGFNFMDDFVSKKNKHWVKFGNIIEEFLPGVFDRSIKVYNDYSRGAKDNLYFLSVSEHDESENELGRLSMWRVFGGQSNHVAIVLRIPALSVVSQALGISFNPVLYAEKDQYYYELDEVIKNVKNNEFFLKRLSPDLVVNAIVSMILVNVFCIKHKGFQEEREWRCIYLPECGLPEFSSQLIESGEDEIAGFSQKICKMPLDSAIHPMLSAIDFCKMFDSLIIGPSECPDSMYEAFCRELTNIGVLEAESKVRVSGIPVR